From Pseudonocardia autotrophica, one genomic window encodes:
- a CDS encoding GNAT family N-acetyltransferase has translation MDDRPAVAASARDPEIRRWRNRPDPAGPDFDATVTAHVADRIEGWARGTRYAWSVAEPTTGEMLGEVTLEQLDLAHGTAEVRCWTLPPARGRGLARTAVGAVVRFGFGGLGLHRITYHHAEPNHTSAAVAAALGFVHEGRMREAWEVDGARVDVLVLGLLRTDPGPWEAR, from the coding sequence GTGGACGACCGCCCGGCCGTCGCCGCGTCCGCCAGGGATCCGGAGATCCGGCGCTGGCGCAACCGGCCGGACCCGGCCGGCCCGGACTTCGACGCCACCGTCACCGCGCACGTCGCGGACCGGATCGAGGGCTGGGCCCGCGGCACCCGGTACGCCTGGTCGGTCGCCGAGCCGACCACCGGCGAGATGCTCGGCGAGGTCACCCTGGAGCAGCTCGACCTGGCGCACGGCACCGCCGAGGTGCGCTGCTGGACCCTGCCCCCCGCCCGCGGGCGGGGGCTGGCCCGCACCGCGGTCGGCGCCGTCGTCCGGTTCGGGTTCGGCGGGCTCGGCCTGCACCGGATCACCTACCACCACGCCGAGCCGAACCACACCTCGGCGGCGGTCGCGGCCGCACTCGGCTTCGTCCACGAGGGACGGATGCGCGAGGCGTGGGAGGTCGACGGCGCCCGGGTCGACGTGCTCGTCCTGGGGTTGCTGCGCACCGATCCCGGTCCCTGGGAAGCGCGTTGA
- a CDS encoding serine/threonine-protein kinase, which produces MTVPEGDVQRRQIAGRYRVDGPLGSGAMGTVWSGFDDVLQRRVALKELKIPDGIPDAERLELRERIMREARALAGLSHPNVVTVFDVLDSGGDEPLVVMELVPSKNLAAAISEAGRLDRAQAGVVGYGTAAALRAAHRAGITHRDVKPGNVLISDDGRIKLTDFGIARNESDAPMTSAGLVLGSPAYIAPEVAAGQPVTPAADLWGLGATLFAAVEGKPPYDVDGDPVRTITEVVDGPVPVPTVGGPIAEVISGLMMKEPAARMPLDEVRARLRPLLADPDDPIFPGSPDVPTVMARVPAPSGSPASGPQVPHRPPSPTATGTYARGGPPATEAAPVAPQAPVPAPAPEHRPAARPSRPAGRAGRAGAAPAGPARSGGTGFAGVLGGIPLVLGGALLVLLGALAGFAGVRALAGQEPLSTITVATERTPRVAHPDPLGFSVAVPQDWTQYRSPAGDGSAVVRFVSPDGRQELSVRAGASTAAVAEALTPEALGVDDVAAGPVQPQPDGSDQIEMTTTTGPQERSTLLRIIPGRGPDGVWVLQLTSPAGQAEDAAAGLFDAIAAGFRSTAS; this is translated from the coding sequence GTGACCGTTCCCGAGGGCGATGTCCAGCGCCGCCAGATCGCCGGGCGGTACCGCGTCGACGGGCCGCTCGGCAGCGGCGCGATGGGCACCGTGTGGTCCGGCTTCGACGACGTCCTGCAGCGCCGGGTCGCCCTGAAGGAACTGAAGATCCCGGACGGGATCCCGGACGCCGAGCGGCTCGAGCTGCGCGAACGGATCATGCGCGAGGCCAGGGCGCTGGCCGGGCTCTCGCACCCGAACGTCGTCACCGTGTTCGATGTACTGGACTCCGGCGGCGACGAGCCGCTGGTCGTCATGGAGCTGGTCCCGTCGAAGAACCTGGCGGCGGCGATCTCCGAGGCCGGGCGGCTCGACCGGGCCCAGGCCGGCGTCGTCGGCTACGGCACCGCGGCCGCGCTGCGGGCGGCGCACCGGGCCGGGATCACGCACCGCGACGTCAAGCCCGGCAACGTCCTCATCTCCGACGACGGCCGGATCAAGCTCACCGACTTCGGCATCGCCCGCAACGAGTCGGACGCCCCGATGACCTCGGCAGGCCTGGTGCTCGGCTCCCCCGCCTACATCGCCCCGGAGGTCGCCGCCGGCCAGCCGGTCACCCCGGCCGCGGACCTGTGGGGGCTGGGCGCGACGCTGTTCGCCGCCGTCGAGGGCAAACCGCCCTACGACGTCGACGGCGACCCCGTGCGGACCATCACCGAGGTCGTCGACGGCCCGGTGCCGGTGCCGACCGTGGGCGGCCCGATCGCCGAGGTGATCTCCGGGCTGATGATGAAGGAGCCCGCCGCCCGGATGCCGCTGGACGAGGTCCGGGCGCGGCTGCGGCCGCTGCTCGCCGACCCGGACGACCCGATCTTCCCCGGCTCACCGGACGTCCCGACCGTGATGGCCAGGGTCCCGGCGCCGAGCGGCTCGCCCGCGTCGGGCCCGCAGGTGCCGCACCGCCCGCCGTCGCCGACCGCCACCGGCACCTACGCCCGCGGCGGGCCGCCCGCCACCGAGGCCGCTCCGGTCGCGCCGCAGGCACCCGTCCCGGCCCCGGCACCCGAGCACCGGCCCGCGGCCCGCCCGTCGCGCCCGGCCGGCCGAGCGGGCCGGGCGGGAGCGGCCCCGGCCGGTCCGGCACGGTCCGGCGGCACCGGGTTCGCCGGCGTCCTCGGCGGGATCCCGCTGGTGCTCGGTGGTGCGCTGCTGGTGCTGCTCGGCGCGCTCGCCGGGTTCGCCGGGGTCCGTGCGCTGGCCGGGCAGGAGCCGTTGAGCACGATCACCGTCGCCACCGAGCGCACCCCGCGGGTCGCGCACCCCGATCCGCTCGGCTTCTCGGTCGCCGTCCCGCAGGACTGGACCCAGTACCGCTCGCCGGCCGGTGACGGCTCCGCGGTGGTCCGGTTCGTCAGCCCGGACGGCAGGCAGGAGCTGTCCGTGCGGGCCGGCGCCTCGACCGCTGCGGTCGCCGAGGCACTCACCCCCGAGGCACTCGGCGTGGACGACGTCGCCGCCGGTCCGGTGCAGCCGCAGCCCGACGGATCCGACCAGATCGAGATGACCACCACCACCGGTCCGCAGGAGCGCAGCACGCTGCTGCGGATCATCCCCGGCCGCGGGCCGGACGGCGTGTGGGTCCTGCAGCTGACGTCCCCCGCCGGCCAGGCCGAGGACGCCGCCGCCGGGCTGTTCGACGCGATCGCCGCCGGGTTCCGGAGCACCGCGAGCTGA
- a CDS encoding amidohydrolase, translating into MTALQTRTELPEVGDLPVDDLGVGTGPAWLESWMRAHKGEIVGWRRAIHAQPELARREHRTTARISETLLRAGLEPRTLAGGTGVVCDIGHGGPLVALRADMDALPLQEQSGLSFASTVPGVMHACGHDGHTAMLLGAALALNSAPSLPGRVRLVFQPAEEVQPGGALDVVAQGVMSDVQRIFALHCDPRLEVGRLGTRVGPITSACDLIEVRLTSPGGHTSRPHLTADLVQALGLLATQVPLLLTRHVDPRSGTVLTWGAVQAGDAANAIPQSGLLRGTLRTADHATWTELEDTLRALVAAVLAPTGVGYVLDHVRGVPPVVNDEISTGLLRDAAVTVGGEPADASTEQSSGGEDFAWYLEHSPGAMARLGVWSGTGPQRDIHQPTFDLDERALPFGSRVLVHAALAALANAA; encoded by the coding sequence GTGACTGCGCTGCAGACCCGCACCGAGCTCCCCGAGGTGGGCGACCTGCCGGTCGACGACCTCGGCGTCGGCACGGGTCCGGCCTGGCTGGAATCGTGGATGCGGGCGCACAAGGGCGAGATCGTCGGCTGGCGCCGCGCCATCCACGCGCAGCCCGAGCTGGCCCGTCGCGAGCACCGCACCACCGCGCGCATCTCCGAGACCCTGCTGCGCGCCGGCCTCGAGCCGCGCACGCTGGCCGGCGGCACCGGTGTCGTCTGCGACATCGGCCACGGCGGCCCGCTCGTCGCGCTGCGCGCCGACATGGACGCGTTGCCGCTGCAGGAGCAGAGCGGCCTGTCCTTCGCCTCCACCGTGCCCGGCGTGATGCACGCCTGCGGGCACGACGGGCACACCGCGATGCTGCTCGGCGCGGCGCTGGCGCTGAACTCGGCGCCGTCGCTGCCGGGTCGGGTCCGGCTGGTGTTCCAGCCGGCCGAGGAGGTGCAGCCCGGTGGCGCGCTGGACGTCGTCGCCCAGGGCGTGATGTCCGACGTGCAGCGGATCTTCGCGCTGCACTGCGACCCGCGCCTGGAGGTCGGACGGCTGGGCACCCGGGTCGGGCCGATCACCTCGGCCTGCGACCTGATCGAGGTCCGGCTGACCTCGCCGGGCGGACACACCTCGCGCCCGCACCTGACCGCGGACCTGGTCCAGGCGCTCGGCCTGCTGGCCACCCAGGTTCCGCTGCTGCTCACCCGGCACGTGGACCCGCGCTCGGGCACCGTGCTCACCTGGGGCGCGGTGCAGGCGGGCGACGCGGCCAACGCGATCCCGCAGTCCGGGCTGCTGCGCGGCACGCTGCGCACCGCCGACCACGCGACCTGGACCGAACTGGAGGACACACTGCGCGCGCTGGTCGCCGCGGTGCTGGCCCCGACCGGCGTCGGGTACGTGCTGGACCACGTCCGCGGGGTCCCGCCGGTGGTCAACGACGAGATCTCGACCGGGCTGCTGCGCGACGCGGCGGTGACCGTCGGCGGTGAGCCGGCCGACGCGAGCACCGAGCAGTCCTCCGGTGGCGAGGACTTCGCCTGGTATCTGGAGCACTCCCCGGGTGCGATGGCCCGGCTCGGTGTGTGGTCGGGCACCGGCCCCCAGCGCGACATCCACCAGCCGACGTTCGACCTGGACGAGCGGGCGCTGCCGTTCGGCTCCCGGGTGCTGGTGCACGCCGCGCTCGCGGCGCTGGCGAACGCCGCCTGA
- a CDS encoding NAD(P)H-quinone dehydrogenase: MTRIVIMGGGPAGYEAALVAAQHGSEVTVVERDGMGGACVVYDCVPSKTFISSAAVRVDLHRAEDLGVLVDRGSSAVDLPAVNQRVKSLALAQSADVRTRLENEGVRIIAGTAQFDGPGADRATHDVTATHTDGSTERLVADIVLVATGATPRVLDTARPDGDRVLDWRQLYDLEELPEHLVVVGSGVTGAEFCSAYVELGCRVTLVSSRDRVLPHEDADAAAVLEEVFAERGVEILAHARADKVENTGDGVLVTLSDGRTVEGSHALMTVGSVPNTGDLGLEKIGVETDRGGFIPVDKVSRTAEAGVYAAGDCTGVLMLASVAAMQGRIAMWHALGEGVAPIRLRTVAANVFTRPEIATVGISQNAIDSGEVPARTVMLPLSTNPRAKMRGLRRGFVKLFCRPASGVVIGGVVVAPVASELILPIAMAVQNGLGVDDLAHTFSVYPSLSGSITEAGRQLMQHSDLD; the protein is encoded by the coding sequence GTGACCCGCATCGTCATCATGGGCGGCGGACCTGCCGGATACGAGGCCGCATTGGTCGCGGCGCAGCACGGCAGTGAGGTGACCGTCGTCGAGCGGGACGGGATGGGTGGCGCCTGCGTCGTCTACGACTGCGTCCCGTCCAAGACGTTCATCTCCTCCGCGGCGGTCCGGGTGGACCTGCACCGTGCCGAGGACCTGGGTGTGCTCGTCGACCGGGGCAGCTCGGCGGTCGACCTGCCGGCGGTCAACCAGCGGGTGAAGTCGCTGGCGCTGGCCCAGTCCGCGGACGTGCGCACCCGGCTGGAGAACGAGGGCGTGCGGATCATCGCGGGCACCGCGCAGTTCGACGGCCCCGGCGCGGACCGCGCGACGCACGACGTGACCGCCACCCACACCGACGGCTCCACCGAGCGGCTGGTCGCCGACATCGTGCTGGTCGCGACCGGCGCGACGCCGCGGGTGCTCGACACCGCCCGGCCGGACGGTGACCGGGTGCTGGACTGGCGTCAGCTCTACGACCTCGAGGAGCTCCCCGAGCACCTGGTCGTCGTCGGCTCCGGTGTGACCGGCGCCGAGTTCTGCTCCGCCTACGTGGAGCTGGGCTGCCGGGTCACGCTGGTCTCCAGCCGGGACCGGGTGCTGCCGCACGAGGACGCCGACGCCGCCGCGGTGCTGGAGGAGGTCTTCGCCGAGCGCGGCGTGGAGATCCTCGCGCACGCCCGCGCCGACAAGGTCGAGAACACCGGCGACGGCGTGCTGGTGACGTTGTCCGACGGCCGCACGGTCGAGGGCTCGCACGCCCTGATGACGGTCGGGTCGGTGCCGAACACCGGTGACCTCGGCCTGGAGAAGATCGGCGTCGAGACCGATCGCGGCGGGTTCATCCCGGTCGACAAGGTGTCCCGCACCGCGGAGGCCGGTGTCTACGCGGCGGGCGACTGCACCGGTGTCCTGATGCTCGCGTCGGTGGCGGCCATGCAGGGCCGGATCGCGATGTGGCACGCGCTCGGCGAGGGCGTCGCCCCGATCCGGCTGCGGACGGTCGCGGCGAACGTGTTCACCCGGCCGGAGATCGCGACCGTCGGCATCAGCCAGAACGCGATCGACTCCGGCGAGGTCCCGGCCCGCACGGTGATGCTGCCGCTGTCGACGAACCCGCGGGCGAAGATGCGTGGCCTGCGCCGCGGCTTCGTGAAGCTGTTCTGCCGTCCCGCCTCCGGTGTGGTCATCGGGGGTGTCGTGGTGGCGCCGGTGGCCAGCGAGCTGATCCTGCCGATCGCGATGGCCGTGCAGAACGGGCTGGGTGTCGACGACCTGGCGCACACCTTCTCGGTGTACCCGTCGCTGTCCGGCTCGATCACCGAGGCGGGCCGTCAGCTGATGCAGCACTCCGACCTGGACTGA
- a CDS encoding helix-turn-helix domain-containing protein encodes MNEPIDQTLDTVGPRLKHLRLHREVTLTRLADETGISASTLSRLESGLRRPTLEQLLPLARYYGVTIDSLVDAPRTADPRLDLRPMACSDGSVIIPLTRRPGGIQAYKFVLPTGSDDTLPDPRSHEGYDWAYVLNGTLRLVLGDQDLLLRAGEAVEFDTRTPHWFGATSSGPVEYLSLIGRQGERAHIRAVTDPHDHIVH; translated from the coding sequence GTGAACGAGCCGATCGACCAGACCCTGGACACCGTCGGGCCACGCCTGAAGCACCTGCGGCTGCACCGCGAGGTCACTCTGACCCGGCTCGCCGACGAGACCGGGATATCCGCCAGCACGCTGTCCCGGCTGGAATCCGGGCTCCGGCGGCCGACGCTGGAACAGTTGCTGCCACTCGCCCGCTACTACGGCGTCACCATCGACTCCCTCGTCGACGCTCCCCGCACCGCCGATCCCCGGCTCGACCTGCGGCCGATGGCGTGCAGCGACGGGTCGGTCATCATCCCGCTCACCCGGCGCCCCGGAGGTATCCAGGCGTACAAGTTCGTGCTGCCCACCGGCAGCGACGACACGCTGCCCGATCCGCGATCACACGAGGGCTACGACTGGGCGTACGTCCTCAACGGCACCTTGCGTCTCGTCCTCGGAGATCAGGACCTGCTCCTGCGGGCAGGCGAGGCGGTGGAGTTCGACACCCGCACCCCGCACTGGTTCGGTGCGACCTCGAGCGGGCCCGTGGAGTACCTCAGCCTGATCGGGCGCCAGGGTGAACGGGCGCACATCCGGGCCGTCACCGATCCGCACGACCACATCGTCCACTGA
- a CDS encoding DUF2046 domain-containing protein: MPVSHPDLRIDPTTPTAVVAALDRAADRLATALDLLDADARRIQPWLGDPVSADAAARYATHSADGPGAAIERIRALRTELVRARDAVARSGRDYTGTEAAIVRSWTPR; encoded by the coding sequence GTGCCCGTCTCCCATCCGGATCTACGGATCGACCCGACGACGCCCACGGCCGTCGTCGCGGCGCTGGACCGTGCCGCGGATCGGCTGGCCACCGCGCTCGATCTGCTCGACGCCGACGCCCGCCGGATCCAGCCCTGGCTGGGCGATCCGGTGAGTGCGGACGCGGCCGCCCGGTACGCCACGCACTCCGCGGACGGCCCCGGCGCGGCGATCGAACGGATCCGCGCGCTGCGCACCGAGCTCGTCCGCGCCCGGGACGCCGTCGCACGCTCCGGCCGGGACTACACCGGCACCGAGGCCGCGATCGTCCGATCCTGGACCCCGCGGTGA
- a CDS encoding gamma-glutamylcyclotransferase translates to MPLYAAYGSNMDPEQMKERAPHSPMAGTGWLQGWRLTFGGEDYTWEGALSTVVEEPGSQVFVVLYDVPEHDEAQLDRWEGGELGLHKKLRLRVATLDGSVLAWIYVLNAYEGGEPSARYLGVLADAAEMAGAPADYVNDLRSKPSRKSSPGN, encoded by the coding sequence GTGCCTCTGTATGCCGCGTACGGGTCGAACATGGACCCCGAGCAGATGAAGGAGCGCGCCCCGCACTCGCCGATGGCCGGTACCGGGTGGCTCCAGGGCTGGCGGCTGACGTTCGGCGGCGAGGACTACACCTGGGAGGGCGCGCTCTCCACCGTGGTGGAGGAGCCGGGCTCGCAGGTCTTCGTCGTGCTCTACGACGTCCCCGAACACGACGAGGCGCAGCTCGACCGCTGGGAGGGCGGCGAACTCGGCCTGCACAAGAAGCTGCGGCTGCGGGTCGCCACCCTGGACGGCAGCGTCCTCGCCTGGATCTACGTGCTCAACGCCTACGAGGGCGGTGAGCCGTCGGCCCGCTACCTCGGGGTGCTCGCCGACGCGGCCGAGATGGCGGGCGCACCCGCCGACTACGTCAACGACCTGCGCAGCAAGCCCAGCCGGAAGTCCTCCCCCGGCAACTGA
- a CDS encoding acetyl/propionyl/methylcrotonyl-CoA carboxylase subunit alpha — protein MPALRKVLVANRGEIAVRVIRAAKDAGLASVAVYAEPDRDAMFVRLADEAFALGGSTAAESYLDIDKVIGAAKQAGADAIHPGYGFLSENADFAQAVIDAGITWIGPSPQSIRDLGDKVTARHIATRAGAPLVPGTKDPVSGADEVLAFADEFGLPVAIKAAFGGGGRGMKVARERSEVAELYDSAVREATSAFGRGECFVERYLDRPRHVETQVLADQHGNVVVVGTRDCSLQRRFQKLVEEAPAPFLTDEQRTTLYEASKAICKEAGYYGAGTVEFLIGEDGMITFLEVNTRLQVEHPVSEETTGIDLVRQMFRIAEGLELEITDDPAPRGHTIEFRINGEDAGRNFLPAPGTVERIWYPAGPGVRVDAGVEDGSVIGGQFDSLLAKLIVTGTDRRQALERARRALDEFRVEGMATVLEFHRLVAADPAFTAESVEDFAVHTRWIETEWDNTVPPFEGGAGADDESGERQTVVVEVGGRRLEVSLPGDLALGGGGGSAGRTAAAPRKRTGKGGGAKVSGDAVTAPMQGTIIKVAVSDGDTVSAGDLIVVLEAMKMENPVTASKDGTVTGLTAEQGASVSQGTVICEIKD, from the coding sequence GTGCCCGCACTGCGCAAGGTGCTCGTCGCCAACCGCGGCGAGATCGCCGTTCGTGTGATCCGAGCCGCGAAGGACGCGGGTCTGGCGAGCGTCGCCGTCTACGCCGAACCGGACCGCGACGCCATGTTCGTCCGTCTCGCGGACGAGGCCTTCGCGCTGGGCGGCTCCACCGCCGCCGAGTCCTACCTCGACATCGACAAGGTGATCGGTGCCGCGAAGCAGGCCGGCGCCGACGCCATCCACCCCGGCTACGGCTTCCTGTCCGAGAACGCCGACTTCGCCCAGGCCGTGATCGACGCCGGAATCACCTGGATCGGGCCGTCGCCGCAGTCGATCCGCGACCTCGGCGACAAGGTCACCGCCCGGCACATCGCCACCCGCGCCGGGGCACCGCTGGTCCCGGGCACGAAGGACCCGGTCTCCGGCGCCGACGAGGTGCTCGCCTTCGCCGACGAGTTCGGCCTGCCGGTCGCGATCAAGGCCGCGTTCGGCGGCGGCGGCCGCGGGATGAAGGTCGCCCGCGAGCGGTCCGAGGTCGCCGAGCTGTACGACTCGGCGGTCCGCGAGGCCACCTCGGCGTTCGGTCGGGGCGAGTGCTTCGTCGAGCGCTACCTGGACCGGCCCCGGCACGTCGAGACCCAGGTGCTGGCCGACCAGCACGGCAACGTCGTCGTCGTCGGGACCCGGGACTGCTCGTTGCAGCGCCGCTTCCAGAAGCTCGTCGAGGAGGCCCCCGCGCCGTTCCTCACCGATGAGCAGCGGACGACCCTGTACGAGGCGTCCAAGGCGATCTGCAAGGAGGCCGGCTACTACGGCGCCGGCACCGTCGAGTTCCTGATCGGCGAGGACGGGATGATCACCTTCCTGGAGGTGAACACCCGGCTGCAGGTCGAGCACCCGGTCTCCGAGGAGACCACCGGGATCGACCTGGTCCGGCAGATGTTCCGGATCGCCGAGGGCCTCGAGCTCGAGATCACCGACGACCCGGCGCCGCGCGGGCACACGATCGAGTTCCGGATCAACGGCGAGGACGCAGGCCGCAACTTCCTCCCGGCGCCCGGCACCGTCGAGCGGATCTGGTACCCCGCAGGCCCCGGTGTCCGGGTGGACGCCGGTGTCGAGGACGGCTCGGTGATCGGCGGACAGTTCGACTCGCTGCTGGCGAAGCTGATCGTCACCGGCACCGACCGCAGGCAGGCCCTGGAGCGGGCCCGCCGCGCGCTGGACGAGTTCCGGGTCGAGGGCATGGCCACGGTGCTGGAGTTCCACCGGCTGGTCGCCGCCGATCCGGCCTTCACCGCCGAGTCCGTCGAGGACTTCGCCGTGCACACCCGGTGGATCGAGACCGAGTGGGACAACACGGTGCCGCCGTTCGAGGGCGGCGCCGGGGCCGACGACGAGTCCGGCGAGCGGCAGACCGTCGTCGTCGAGGTCGGCGGCCGCCGGCTGGAGGTCTCGCTGCCCGGTGATCTCGCACTGGGCGGTGGCGGCGGATCGGCCGGGCGCACGGCGGCGGCACCCCGCAAGCGGACGGGCAAGGGCGGCGGCGCGAAGGTCTCCGGCGACGCCGTCACCGCGCCGATGCAGGGCACGATCATCAAGGTCGCGGTCTCCGACGGCGACACGGTCTCGGCGGGCGACCTGATCGTCGTGCTGGAGGCGATGAAGATGGAGAACCCGGTCACCGCGTCGAAGGACGGCACCGTCACCGGGCTCACCGCCGAGCAGGGTGCCTCGGTGTCGCAGGGCACCGTGATCTGCGAGATCAAGGACTGA
- a CDS encoding MarR family winged helix-turn-helix transcriptional regulator, translating into MAEAVREASGTGDLGRSLGTVLRAYQQSVRGHVDDLPGGPRGFQVLSIAAGGACHNQATIAQLLGLDRTVMTYLVDDLEKRALVERRPDPADRRSRQVLLTTAGRRLLDDVSARISAVEEQLLAPLDEAERPLFREMVARIAQARPVDAVDSCDGPDVTC; encoded by the coding sequence ATGGCGGAGGCGGTGCGCGAGGCGTCGGGCACGGGCGATCTCGGCCGGTCGCTCGGCACGGTGTTGCGCGCCTATCAGCAGTCGGTGCGCGGTCATGTCGACGACCTGCCCGGTGGCCCGCGCGGGTTCCAGGTGTTGTCGATCGCCGCCGGCGGCGCCTGCCACAACCAGGCGACGATCGCGCAGCTGCTCGGGCTCGACCGGACGGTGATGACCTATCTGGTCGACGACCTGGAGAAGCGTGCCCTGGTGGAGCGTCGCCCGGATCCGGCGGACCGCAGGTCGCGGCAGGTGCTGCTCACCACGGCAGGTCGCCGGCTGTTGGACGACGTGTCCGCGCGCATCTCCGCCGTCGAGGAGCAGCTCCTCGCTCCGCTCGACGAGGCGGAGCGCCCGCTGTTCCGCGAGATGGTCGCCCGGATCGCGCAGGCCCGGCCGGTCGACGCCGTGGACTCCTGCGACGGGCCGGACGTGACCTGCTGA
- a CDS encoding ESX secretion-associated protein EspG has protein sequence MAEQDRTTRFVLSAAEFDVVWERLGLGATPSALSVPSPGRSADERTRGVAGVVAALRGRGLAGPDGPAPGLVHLLTLLARPERRLEVRARFGSVLRAVAADNADGGVLAVHTDGTVTVTAAGSPAHAAVSVLPHAPPGPGPAIGMPTADMALLLDDGSSSNSGGRPGRDTAATEPAARLESVLRGPARHAQVCAVRTDRWGNPARLPGYVTVVDTLRGRYRLTRDTEPGPGPEWVTLAPVSPRELRTLLDRLFGDQSRSECCIS, from the coding sequence GTGGCTGAGCAGGACCGGACGACCCGGTTCGTGCTCTCCGCCGCCGAGTTCGACGTCGTGTGGGAGCGGCTCGGGCTCGGCGCCACCCCGTCCGCGCTGTCGGTGCCCTCCCCCGGCCGCAGCGCGGACGAGCGGACCCGGGGCGTCGCCGGCGTCGTGGCCGCCCTGCGCGGACGCGGCCTGGCCGGGCCGGACGGACCCGCCCCCGGGCTGGTGCACCTGCTCACCCTGCTGGCCCGGCCCGAGCGCCGGCTTGAGGTGCGCGCCCGGTTCGGCTCGGTGCTGCGCGCCGTCGCCGCCGACAACGCCGACGGCGGCGTGCTCGCGGTGCACACCGACGGCACCGTCACCGTCACCGCGGCCGGCTCCCCGGCACACGCGGCGGTGTCGGTGCTCCCGCATGCCCCTCCGGGCCCCGGCCCCGCGATCGGGATGCCGACCGCCGACATGGCGCTGCTGCTCGACGACGGCAGCAGCAGCAACAGCGGCGGCCGGCCCGGCCGGGACACCGCGGCCACCGAGCCGGCGGCGCGGCTGGAGTCGGTGCTGCGCGGACCGGCCCGGCACGCCCAGGTGTGCGCGGTCCGCACCGACCGCTGGGGCAACCCGGCCCGGCTGCCCGGGTACGTCACCGTCGTCGACACGCTCCGCGGGCGCTACCGGCTGACCCGCGACACCGAACCGGGCCCCGGGCCGGAGTGGGTCACCCTCGCCCCGGTCTCCCCGCGCGAGCTACGGACCCTGCTCGACCGGCTCTTCGGGGATCAGTCCAGGTCGGAGTGCTGCATCAGCTGA
- a CDS encoding FMN-dependent NADH-azoreductase: MSTLFRLDASIRHDGSVTRAVADTLQSTVLQELGADTRLIRRDVAADPVPADVWQTATFAPAEGRSEAQERAVRTTGELADEVLGTDVFVFAVPLYNFGVSQHFKTWVDTLIGDPRLAPGQTPLAGRPAFLVTARGGGYAPGTPRAGWDHATGWMRRILADVWNLDLDVIETELTLAEVTPQMAELRDLARAQLEESHDAARRGGRAVTLRLRSVV, encoded by the coding sequence ATGAGCACCCTCTTCCGGCTCGACGCCAGCATCCGGCACGACGGCTCCGTCACCCGGGCCGTCGCCGACACCCTGCAGAGCACGGTCCTGCAGGAGCTCGGTGCCGACACCCGGCTGATCCGGCGCGACGTCGCCGCCGACCCGGTCCCGGCCGACGTGTGGCAGACCGCCACGTTCGCGCCGGCGGAGGGGCGCTCGGAGGCGCAGGAGCGGGCCGTCCGGACCACCGGCGAGCTGGCGGACGAGGTCCTCGGCACCGACGTGTTCGTGTTCGCCGTCCCGCTGTACAACTTCGGTGTCTCGCAGCACTTCAAGACGTGGGTCGACACGCTGATCGGCGACCCGCGCCTCGCACCCGGGCAGACCCCGCTGGCCGGCCGGCCCGCCTTCCTCGTGACGGCGCGCGGTGGCGGCTATGCGCCCGGGACGCCGCGTGCGGGCTGGGACCACGCGACCGGCTGGATGCGCCGGATCCTCGCCGACGTGTGGAACCTGGATCTGGACGTCATCGAGACCGAGCTCACCCTCGCCGAGGTGACCCCACAGATGGCGGAACTGCGCGATCTGGCACGAGCACAGCTCGAGGAGTCCCACGACGCCGCGCGGCGTGGCGGGCGCGCGGTGACGCTCCGCCTGCGGTCGGTCGTCTGA
- a CDS encoding SAM-dependent methyltransferase has product MHTFDKAYWEKHWAPAAEAGGRSLPVSPYLPAETRRLTVGTALDAGCGTGTEALWLAEQGWRVTGADISATALSAAADRAEQAGLAGRVDWIEADLTGWAPGRTWDLVVTSYAHPDSGQLAFYRRIGSWVAPGGTLLVIGHLHGGHGHHHPGEATADRTGIAALFTEPEWRIDAGYETTRTVHPGGRPVELHDVVVRAHRNP; this is encoded by the coding sequence ATGCACACGTTCGACAAGGCCTACTGGGAGAAGCACTGGGCTCCGGCCGCCGAGGCCGGCGGCCGGAGCCTGCCGGTCAGCCCCTACCTCCCGGCCGAGACCCGGCGCCTGACCGTCGGAACCGCTCTGGACGCCGGATGCGGCACCGGGACCGAGGCGCTCTGGCTGGCCGAGCAGGGCTGGCGGGTCACCGGCGCCGACATCTCCGCGACCGCGCTGTCCGCCGCCGCCGATCGCGCCGAGCAGGCGGGCCTGGCGGGCCGGGTGGACTGGATCGAGGCCGATCTGACCGGCTGGGCTCCCGGCCGGACCTGGGATCTCGTGGTCACCAGCTACGCCCACCCGGATTCCGGGCAGCTCGCGTTCTACCGGCGGATCGGCTCCTGGGTCGCGCCGGGCGGCACGCTGCTCGTCATCGGGCACCTGCACGGCGGGCACGGTCACCACCACCCCGGGGAGGCCACCGCCGACCGGACCGGGATCGCGGCGCTGTTCACCGAACCGGAGTGGCGAATCGACGCCGGCTACGAGACGACCCGCACCGTCCACCCCGGCGGCCGCCCGGTGGAGCTGCACGACGTCGTCGTGCGTGCCCACCGCAATCCCTGA